The Chamaesiphon minutus PCC 6605 DNA window ATCGCAGCGTAACAACTGATGTTGGGTAGCCTCACCACAATCGAATAGCCATACTTCCGCTCGTTGGGGGAGATTGAGTGCGATACTAGAAACATTGCGCGCCCTTGTGGGGACACCTGACGATGTGCCAAGGAAGGTGATTTGCACGTTATTGGATGCTAAATTATAAAATGCTATCCCAAAAATCTGTCAATCGGACTTCAATTTAGTCCTTAATTATAAACGATCGACACAAACGCTTGAGAGTCTGCGCTGCAACTGCGAACCCCTAAATTTCAACTTATGAAGATAAATTCTGGTAATACCAACACCGAGCCGAGAATCGAGCTAGTACCACTGATTGATGTAATTTTTTGCATTTTGACGTTTTTCTTATTAGCTGGGCTTCAGGTAGCCAGACAGCAGGCGATCGGTGTCGATATTCCCTCAGCAACTACTGGCACGCCAGCCGCACGAGAATTGCTGATGGTCAGTCTCAATGATGCGGGACAATTGTTTCTCGAACAGCAGCCGATGTTGGTACCCGGACAATTAATAGAAGCCGTTAAACAGTACCGTCAAGCGCGCCCCAATAGCTCGATCGTGTTATATGCGTCGAAACAAGTCAGCTACAATAAGGTCGTCGAAGTCCTCGATGCGCTTAGAGGTGTCGCTGGGGATCGCGTCGCACTAGCTACTCTACCATCCAATACCGCCGCACCCACGCCGCCAGTCATCCCCAATCCGACTGGCTATGGTTACCCCTACAATCCTTACAATCCTTACCAAGGTGTCAATCCAGCTACAACAGTACAGCCCAATACTGGTGCGCCGACTCCAGCAACTGGTGCTGCGACACAACCAATCCCCGTCACGCCTACGACACAACCAATTCCTGCCGTAACTCCTGCGGCGACGACAACTCCTTCTGTGGCTCCGATTAGATCGCCCAAGC harbors:
- a CDS encoding ExbD/TolR family protein, with product MKINSGNTNTEPRIELVPLIDVIFCILTFFLLAGLQVARQQAIGVDIPSATTGTPAARELLMVSLNDAGQLFLEQQPMLVPGQLIEAVKQYRQARPNSSIVLYASKQVSYNKVVEVLDALRGVAGDRVALATLPSNTAAPTPPVIPNPTGYGYPYNPYNPYQGVNPATTVQPNTGAPTPATGAATQPIPVTPTTQPIPAVTPAATTTPSVAPIRSPKP